The Hevea brasiliensis isolate MT/VB/25A 57/8 chromosome 9, ASM3005281v1, whole genome shotgun sequence nucleotide sequence CCGTAAACTTGTAGATGATGTTGATTCCTCCATTTTTGGTGCCATTTATGAATTTAAACCATCAACATCTTATTCTACCCATTTACTAGATGAAAGTCCACGATATGTAATTGCATTCCGAGGCACTGTAACAAAGCCAGATTCCTTGTCACGGGACATTGAGTTGGACCTTCACATCATCCGAAATGGACTCCATGAAACATCTCGATTTGAAATTGGTATCCAAGCAGTTAGAAATGTGGTTGCTACTGTAGGCGAATCAAATGTCTGGTTAGCAGGACATTCCTTGGGGGCAGCAATGGCATTACTTGCTGGAAAGACCATGGCTCAGACAGGCATTATTATTCAAGCTTTTCTCTTTAATTCACCATTCTTCTCTGCCCCAATTGAGAGGATAAAAGATAAGCGAGTGAAACACGGGTTGCGGATTGCAGGCAGTGTGATAACAGCTGGACTTGCCTTTGCTGCAGCTGCAAAGAAGAATCATCAAAATAGCCGCTCTGTAGATCCATTTGCTGCTTTGTCTGCATGGATACCATCTCTATTTGTCAATCCAGCCGATCATATCTGCTCTGAGTATATAGGTTATTTTGAACACAGAAAGAAGATGGATGACATTGGCATTGGAGCTATTGAGAGGCTAGCAACGAAGAACTCGATTGCTGGTCTTATTATGAGTGCAATGGGCAAGGAATCAGAGCCACTCCACCTCATTCCTTCAGCAAATCTGACGGTCAATTTGATTCCATCTCAAGATTTCAAGGAAGCCCACGGAATTCACCAGTGGTGGAGACCTGATCTGGAAGTCCAGTCCAACCTTTACAAGTATTAATAGGTTGGTGCAGTGGTTGTAATTTACATGCTCTTCTTTATTCTTGTATGTATTATTGGAGGATTATTGTGGAAAAATTGTTGTGTCCTTGTGTGATTATGTGTCCTGATTTCTATTGCCATGTTCTTTCCTTTTGTAGAAGGTTCCACATATCTAATTTGTGTTTTCCTCTTGGTTATTATTAGGGCCAAGCAGAAATTGGTTTTAATAGAAATTGAATTGATATGATTTGGTTTTTCAATTCAGTTTTCTGATTCAAATGGTTTGGTTTGATTAACATTTTAGATTGTTTGGTTTCGGTTCAGTTCAATTATCACCATCATTGCTAGTCACTTCAACATGCACTACCTCTCCTGCCATGCTGCTCATATCAGATTTCCAAGGATTTAAGGCGGAAGGTACTTTGTTGGGTTTTCAATTTTGTGATCTCTCAGTCCTCATAAGGTAACAAAACTACAAAAGCAATTACCGTAGCAAAAGAGAGCCTTAGATTGAATTGCTGATTGTTGTTGATGATTACTTtgctgggtttttttttttttttggacattGACTATTCATTTGTGAATTATAGACAAATCAATTAATTGTGATTATTGAGTGATTTATTTCTGAAAATTTTCAAGAGATGAATAATTAACATGAATTTCTTCTATCTGTTCATGAGTTTTGTTTGTTAGGGAGAGAAAGCAGCAAAATCGATGAATCAAactcaattgaaaatttttttattcaatttgattttctttatattttgatttgatttaatttttataatataaaattttaattttttgttagatTAATTTGATTTATTTCAAAATTAAATAGATGGATTGCACACCCCTCAACAATAGTTGAGTGATTTGTGGATTGTGTGTTATTCGTAGATATGTTATGTTACAGCGTGTAAGCAAGTTGTGGTTACTTTATTCGTATGTGGTGTTTCCTCCATCTTTATAGCTTTGCTAGCTATCCTCTAACAGTAGAGCTACTAGGTCTAGAGGCCCATAACCTATCCAAGCCATATGAACGATCCTTGGAAGTTGCCAATCCCTCCGAAACTTCCGAAACTGTTTAAAGAATGTTTGCGTACCAAGCAAAAGATCCAGAACTGTATCCCTCGCTTTCTGGATTTTGTGGAGAAGTGGAAAAAATTAGCCATCTGTTTTTTAAATGCCCAAAAGCTATAGAAATATGGATCCACCCTCTACTCAGACTCGGATTATCACTTCTGCAAGGCACTTCATTTCTAGACTGCTGGGAGGAAATAAAAAGAGGGGTGAATGAAAGTGAAGAAGGGATTGAAATGATACAATCAGTAGCGTTCATTCTTCGGTAGCTTTGGAAGAACTGAAATTTAGTCTCTTTTCAGAATTAAAGTTTATCTTTTTCAGCAAGTGTTAGCAGCTGCAGCCCACCATCAAGAAGTCTTTTTGTTAGAACAGGAAGACTTTTTGTCAGTCCAAGAAGAAAGACCACAATATCAGATTGCAATAGCAGCACTTGTCTCCTCCTCCTATAGGTAGGATCAAGCACAACTTCGACGCAGCAGTTAAGAGTCAGAGTAagacatgtacaaccagtgtgaTTGCCAGAGACCACCTAGGAAATTTAAGGGGATGGCACAACACTTCATTTCCAAGAATCTTCAACCACCTAGTGGCGGAAAGTCTTGTTGCAGGAATGCAATTCAGTTGGCAGTTTCGTATAATTTCAAGAACGTTATCATTGAAGTGATTCCCAAATTATTATCAACAGCTATCTCTAGACCTCTTGTCCTCAGGAAATTCTAGAAATTATATTGAGCATTAAATCGACTTTGGAGGaagttaattttgtttttattcctGGGATTTGTAATGGGTGGCTGCCAGAAAAGCCCATTTAGACAAATCTTTTCTTTGTAAACCTACCTCTAACCTCATTTTGTGATGTCCCTTTTGCCTTCTTAGGCTTTCAATGAATTGGccatcttttcttttattttttcttaaaaaaaacctAGACGTCTATAACCAGTTCAGAATCGAAATTGGTCAAGCTTCTTTTTAATTGGAATTATAAATGAATCGGACTATAATTGAATAGAAATTGAATGGGATGATTATGGGCTGAGTTACCTTTgtttcatttaaaaaattaaaaaaaaaagaaaaaaaaatctagacTGTTAGATTTAGACCAGATCAAACTGGGATGGAAATCAAAATCTTGAGGATTCACGATTTCGATTCTAGATCGGTTCAAATCAGAACCAGATCAGTGGCTAAGTCTGCCGCAAGTAAAACAAGCGAAGATAAAATGAATACAAATACACCAGCCATTGGCCCAGAAGAAGATGATATGTATTTTAGTTATGAGTTTGAAGTAGCAGTAAAGTGACAACGCAGTTCTGTTAAGCGTTACTCCTTTTAtccattatttttaaaaaatttattttatttaaaattatttatcattttaaaatgtttaaatagtattaattatttttttaattttattttatttttctcttaattAAATGAGAAAAATAGtaacttaattaaataaaaaaatattttttataatttaaataatttaattattttttttaattattctgtAAAATTTTTAATGAGAGATAAAAGTGAATAGATCGAAGACTCGAATCCAAGAGAGTGGAGCATGCATCACGACCGCAGTCTCCACCAGATTGGTCCCACCTCCCCCCAACAAATCTGGCACCAACTTTGTTCTTCTCTGCATTTTTATTTTCCCCTCTCACACATATAACCATTGCTCACTTGCCCGATTTCCCTCCTAATCTCCGATGCCATAAAACGACATCGTCAAGCTCTGTACTTTATTTGTTATTTCCTTTTACCCACTGAAGTTTTATGGCTTTACCTTCATGATGCTTAAAAAAGAAAACAAGAAACTAACACGACTACTGAACTACAGTTACAATTAAGAAGTTAAAGCGGaacagccaaaaaaaaaaaaattgctagcAGTGGAAGCCTAACACAGATCCGTCCGTCACAGCAATGGCTACTCTGCACCCAGCCTTAGCCTCCACATGATGCGTGAAAATGTGCAGCACCCGAACACGCCCCACCATCTGAATCCTCGACTCAATCTCCATCGTCGGTCCCACTCTGAACCCACTATTAACACCGGGAGCACCACTGAAGCCGCCTTCAGAGAAAGTTGGACTCACATTCACCGCCGCATCCGGTGAGGATGACATGGGAAAGGACTGGACGGAGAAGGTTGCAGCCATGTACTGGGTCCGACCGGCGTCGATCTTGCTAGCGGGAATGAACATGAAGCCAACTTGGGAGCCGGAGTAGAGGAGTTGGAGGGTACTGTCGTAGTGAGAGAATGAAGCTCTGTTGGGGTTCTTGACGGAAACGTACTGGGAGAAGGTGAAATTGACGGTGTTGTTGGAGATGGAAAAGGAAGGGAGCTGAACGGCGTTGACAGAAATTTTGGGGTCTTTAGGCTTGAAAACGGTGAAGAAGACAATGAGGATTATGATGACAAGAAAGACTAAGAAGATGGTGGCTACTATACACGAAGATAGATTTGTACGGCCCGACGGTGGTCTGTGAGGTTTGGTCATTTTTTCTTGGTCTGAAGAtaaaagataaagaaaaagaagaagccaAAAGAAAGGGTTGCGATTGGCTGTGGTGATGGCAAATATAAGCTGCGGGatgtgaaaaataaataaaataaaataaaataaaggaaagcaATAAGCTGTGAGATGAAGACTTTTGTGTTGTTTTCGGTTCATTTACTTTTTATTTATCCTGAAAACATAACTCTCCATTCTACATAGCAAGTCTAAATCTCGGATTCCAAATCCTTTTTAAAGACGAAAAATACTTTTAATTTAgagaaaattacaatttaatccttaaatattattattatttactaatCAGtcttcaattaatatatatatattaagtccATCCACTATTAGGTTCTTCAGTCTAAAAATTCACAATTTACTTTTATTATTtaacaaaaattattatttaaacttgtttattttataaaaaataatttatatataaaaaatattttatataaaaatattttcaatcgaaaaatattttctttgtttgattataatgttaaattaatggtaTGTGTTTATATTacgtatgtataaatatttttatattttaataaaattattaaaatttataaaatgaaaaataattttttttcattaaaaataacttAGTTTTACCGTTaatcagaaaaatattttatattgatttacttttttaaatattctaaatattaaaaaatatgaaaaatttttaataaaatatttttcatgaaaatctATCTATGTATTTGAGAAATTATATTAATTGGCCTTTAAGATCTAATTCCGTCAAGATTTCTCAATACTCACATCTGGTTTCATTCATCTCCAGTTCCTAATCCCTCCTAATGACAAATATATTTCTAATTTATAGAAAGTTACAATTTAatccttaaaaaaattattattattattattattattattattattattatttactaatCAATCTTTaatcttaaaaaatatattaattgatcTATGAGTTTTGAATCCATCCACTATTAGGATCTTCCATCCGAAAAACTCACAATTTACATTGCTCaacgaaaattattatttagttattgaaTATTGTCATTAATCcgttaatatattttgaaaattatattaattgaccattaaaatttgaTTCCATCAAGATATCTCAGTGCTTACATTTGGTTTTATTTTAAAATCCaaagataaaaaataaagaaaaaagaagtTTACAGATAAATAATGGAAATAGAATGTCAAACTATAACTTCTTGAGTTAGATGTGTTGATAAAACTGAGATATGGAAAGAAATAGAAATGGAAAGAGATTGAAGCAGGaacataagagagagagagagagagagagagagagagagagagagagagagagagagagagagagatggaatGGCAAACAAAAGAGGGAGATCGATAGAGACAAAAATGGATAGGGGGAGAGATGAAAGGAGAAATAAAAAAGAGACTTCATGACTATTAAAATGAAAGATAGACTATTTAATTAATGGAATCATATCAGGAAAACtagttaatatatttttcaaGATACATGGATTAACTCATGAATAGTGGCAATACTAATAATATAAAgagtaaattactatttaatttatgtattttaatgaaattaactacTTGATCTCTATATTTTGAACAATACACTATTTAGTCATTATATTTTGCtttcataaaattatttagtccattcattaatttttttcattagttaatactagtcaaactactatttagtctctctattttagtgaaattaattagttagtcCCTATATTTTAGAAAAACACATTAGTTCTCCATATAATTAGTTATACCATTGATATAAGGGATGCATATCAGAGTCTTGCTCTTTTTCCTAAATTAATTTCACCAAATTTCAATTAGTTCGCCATGTAGTAGCCACTTGATCATAGAGTACCGTAGGCAACAAAATAGAAGTTAAACTATGCAAGGAAAGAGTAGGTGATCTAGAAAGTGTGTCAGCCACAACATTTTCAGACCCTTCTTGTACTTAATCTTGTAATTAAATTGCATCAATTTGGCCATCCATGCTTGTTGGTTTGGAGTACTCAGCTTTTGCTCTAGCAAATAATTTAAGCTGTTATGGTCGGTGAGATTTACAAAGTGCCAAGCTTGAAGATAATGCTATCATTTCTTTACTACTAACAAAATTGCTAATAATTCTCTTTCATAAGTTGACATACGCTGATGTTTCTCAGATAAAGATTGACCAATAAAAGTAATGGGATGTCCAGACTGCATAAGAATCGCCCCCATACCAACTCCTGAGGCATCCATTTCTACCACAAAACTCTTAGAAAATTTTGGCAACCCCAAATCAGGTGCATTTAACATAGCTCCCTTAAGTGTTTGAAAAGCTTTTGTGGCCACTTCATTCTAAATAAAAGAATTTTCTTTCAACAATTCATTAAGAGGTCGAGCAATACCACCATAATTGTGAACGAATCACCTATAATAGCCTATGAGTCCCAAAAAATTTCGAAGCTGCTTTGTATTTTTAGGTTTTTGCCATGATTTTGCAGTTTCAACCTTACTCTCATCAGTTTGCACACCCTCTGATGAGATAACGTGCCCAAGATACTCATGTCATGACCTGATTTCTGGGCCAAACCGACACTAGAACTTGGGTTAGCATAAGGCCCTCAAAGCTTGTAGTAAGCTTAACTATATCTAATCCAACCACAAAGCCTAATAAagtagcccaatttcaagaaaatgaatgaatagagtctggccataaatcgGACTACCCAATGGGAAGCATTAACTTACCCGATCTgtaaacaaataaaattaataaaatatgaagatCTCAACTCACCCTCACAAAACTCAAATCACATATATCCAcatttgggagctcagctccctccatCCTCAATAATAACATTTCATACATCCAAGCAATAccacataattaattttataagttCAGAACTAAGTTGTTACAAACCAAATAAAAATACAACTATTGGTCCATTTGAAgttctaaatttaaataaaagacaataaaggtcaatcaaaatattttctatttaaatttacaGAGAAAGAAAACAAGTTAGTCTCAAATAAAGCCACCTATTACCTAAAGAAAAATAGTTGAACAAGGGTGagtattcgactcagagagtaaaatattaattttaaatataatttctataactatctaaaactaaagcATTCCTATGTATGAAATGCAATACGTTCACATAGTTTAGAATAATTCAACCGATAttcacacaaaagataatttagagcATGCACACGCCCATGTATCACATTAATACATatgtgggagttgatcccctatacagctctcttaatctaatgTTTGCCAGTGAggtcaactcaagctggactttcacttaataatccaAGCGCGGGAGCCAataagatcaactcaaagctgtgcTTACCttgacttatccatatataaggattgGGTCCCAGTGAGTCATGCTCTAGCCGTGAttacccatcctacccatatccatatccactgtcacaccttacccctctgtaaggcataacatgatcctgtagaacacttaatgaactaccgaacttcacctactgataactcattaagtaccctacaagggattttaaaacgattttcttacattttggaagtggtgagcattttagtgagaattaaaaaccatttattcaaagcttaaagactagaaaaaattttgtccattttaattttgtcgcaaattttataaaaattttgacagagttccgtttgtatttggagaaaaccgttcttcaaatacctaaaaaaaacacttccaaaaattttccacaactcccatccttcaataaatctcaaatcaactcaattcaaatcacttcaaagtaatttcacaatccaaatcaaaatttatcatctcaaaatacttaacaactccattcacaaggcataaaatatgaaattcacatgtataattattaatttacagaagaaaatccaaaaataatataattacaatttatttacaactggtcaacttacattgatacatacaacattactatatttacatcaaaattagctacaagggtataaaataatacccgtacaagagATTGGTGTGATCTttaactcagtagcagctcattctgctgctttttccttgctcttatctgcgacagcaaaataagctatcgctgagtataaaaatactcagtggtgcacaataaaaatttaaaatgcaatacataaatcgttcattgatgaaatacaatttgaatacttctcaatcacatttcccaaatatcaaagctcataataacaccatttagtcaaataatctattaaacacagtgttgccaaaatcatatacacttaagccatgacacaaaattttcgatcaatgccgtgttgtacacaacgacaaagcaatctacaaccccattaatccaaatcaatgagggaggtggctagctagctaatgagtactcatccgatctcaacctcaactggcaagccagagagggaggaaaataaacgatctcaaccccataaatggaggaggaataatgtgatactgtcatgctaagtgtgaacacaaaatcaattcaaaacaatttattcaaataatttatgaaaaatctggtcaatttttaaagtcatattcacagtcataaatggcaacacaattcataattaactaaaaaaaaatcaaattttaaagaatcgtatatttaaacaaaaattactgtgcacagacctgacgtgagtcgcctttaagccttgactcagtctcttcgagtttccaagtctttttcagctgaaacacacaatttcacagtgtttcagtatcataacttagcataaatccaaaaataaatttcacttcatttttacctagctttaatatgctaatttcaacgttctcgaagtttttgtgtttcgggttactatttactacactattcaagtcaaattgttgactttttaaggcttaataggtatgggaactccaacttcacccacataccacattttggtcattaaatttgttggttttggtcattttctcaaagcttaagtccttttggcaaaattgtcaaattttcagttttggtgtccctaattgcactgttccattggtcaatctactgttggaatttggcaaaccttccttcatagaaaatgttccttattgtcttaagtttattctcatttttggatcaccaaattggggtggccaaatggcttggtttctggcagaatttggacttgtgttcttcatgaaaattttaggtctatatctcatctaaccactagtaaaatttcaggtcatttggacctgcctagctcgagttatgaccaaatgaacaaatactgttcatttggtcagtttgtactaaTGTGGCATCGCACTTatccaattttggtcaatttgttcactaggttttggtcactttttgggcatggttcctaaatgaaaattgtgtcattttatgtctatttacatccccaattggtgccacatcaattggacttgtaaaatttcatttctggtccttcaaagttgacttggtcatgctgccagcagcatgaccatacaccctccgaatttaacttaatttccaacaTTTCCCACAcagctcatttggtcacaattgaccatttttcacttcacaataggtcaaacacatcatttactcatttctccaaatttttgcctcaaaaccctaggcctccaaaccctaatcacactaaattgttgcatttaatcacatttaagcatttcaatcttactaccattctcatacaagtttactaacacatttaattcattcaaaacacatcataccctcatacatccatggctggccaaaatttcagtttggtcctcctcacatatttttatttcatttcattaatttctaagttcatctaagtaactaattatgcatttaaagaaaaaaaaaatgaaagttagcatactaacctttcttaaaacttcaaatctctatcttttgttcttctttcttctttcaatcttcttcttaagttgagattacaagctctagtaaggtttttaggggagttatgaaggttgagtgaagaaatttaagcttgagtatAAGCTTAAAtaaagaaactttcatggaggaattagggagagAGTGAGACGGCAAAGGGAGAAAGAAGATgactatttgatttttttttcttttcttttatctattttggattatggaagaccataaaaaaaattctaattaattaatttattaattatacacttatggcatcatgcatgatgtcatgcatgatgtcatcacctttactttttcattttcccttttttttcctttttattctattagttctttaatttaattctcgattccgaaatttttttttctccgattttatttgacagttaggtcaggagtcagctctcggggtcaattgaccaaattgcccctcgccggttcatcccggtttgcaaataattccatatttcttttggctccctgacctaattatttgactggcttaacagttctttttcgtgattttctcttttccactgtgttcataagggtcctaaggaccacagcgtcacattttacggtttgaaatttgagtttaaaatgacttcgcagtcgttcttgaggaggtcacccatcgctgtgactctcggctcgtttaacttcttatgttctgtttttcttatttatacttaactaattgaacattactaattatttctgtttatggtttctctagttgtcttaagtatggttctaatccccttaattgtccggaccgacactggtcaccggaacagtgaaatataccaggctatacaaataggggtgttacaattttcccccccttaaataaatttcgtctcgaaattttacctggtatcaatctctgaacagctgtgggtgttgtctcctcatgtcctcctctcgttcccaagtagcctcctggcccgaatgatggttccacagcacttttaccaatggtatctgcttgttccgtagctgcttcacctcataagccagaatctttatgggttcttcttcatatgtgaggtttggatttacttcaatttcttttactggtagtatatgagatgggtctgatcgatacctcctcaacatagacacatggaagacgttatgtatcttctccaactctggaggtagtgccaaacgataagccaaaggacccactctttccaatacctcatatggccccgataaaacgaggacttagtttcccctttctgccggatctcataatcctcttccaaggagaaaccttgaggaaaactttctcacccactgcatactcaatatcccttctttttaaatcaatataggacttgacgatgcgatgcgactttaagtcgatctttgatcaccctaattttctcttcagtctgttgaacaatttcgggtccaatcatttttctttcacccatgtcatcccaacacaacggggttctacattttctgccttacaaagcttcatatggaggcatcccaatgcttgattggtagctgttgttgtaagcaaactcaatcaaaggcaagtgtgtatcccaactaccctcaaactcaatcacacaagcccgtagcatgtcctccaagatctgaattaccctctcgcatggccatgcatgcgtgggtggaatgcagtactaaagttcaatctagttcctagggctctctgaagactaccccagaatctaaaagtgaacctaggatctctgtctgatacaatggatactggcactccatgaagtctcataatctcatcgatgtataacctggccaatctgtctaaactgtagtccattcggactggcagaaaatgagcagacttagtcagtctgtcaataatgacccatactgcatcatgactcttctgtgtcctcggaagtcccattacaaaatccatcgttattctttcccatttccattctggcactggtagtggatgtaacaacccagtgggtacttgatgctctgcctttacttgctgacaagttaggcatttggatacaaactctgccacatctctttttaaacccatccaccagtaatgctcctttagccctctatacatttttgtaccactagggtgtatagcaaaaggagactcatatctgcctcaaattaacatcattaggaacacatattctaccctagtgtagcagtagaccatcatttctgattgagaactctggtttcttgccctgccggactttttccaacagcttatgatacctttcatcattctgagcagccattctgatctgatcaattaacactggctgtacatgccatgtaactgctgtctgcccctcatcattaatctctaaactggcatgtaatgatctcaactcatgtaccaaagacaaaggggtaacctatagacttgccatagtcttgcgacttagggcgtcagccacaacattagctttccctggctgatagtctattagacaatcataatcttttatcaactctaaccatctcctctgtctcaaattcagctctttctgggtacccaaatacttcaaactcttatgatctgtgtagatgtaacacttctccccatacaaataatgtctccagatcttaagag carries:
- the LOC110653451 gene encoding uncharacterized protein LOC110653451 produces the protein MTKPHRPPSGRTNLSSCIVATIFLVFLVIIILIVFFTVFKPKDPKISVNAVQLPSFSISNNTVNFTFSQYVSVKNPNRASFSHYDSTLQLLYSGSQVGFMFIPASKIDAGRTQYMAATFSVQSFPMSSSPDAAVNVSPTFSEGGFSGAPGVNSGFRVGPTMEIESRIQMVGRVRVLHIFTHHVEAKAGCRVAIAVTDGSVLGFHC
- the LOC110653450 gene encoding GDSL esterase/lipase At4g10955 gives rise to the protein MASEREDFNLSGPLHLNVVDWTNAHHRRSVAASLVQGVYILERDRQLKREGPEALANPWWEFFHFQLFRKLVDDVDSSIFGAIYEFKPSTSYSTHLLDESPRYVIAFRGTVTKPDSLSRDIELDLHIIRNGLHETSRFEIGIQAVRNVVATVGESNVWLAGHSLGAAMALLAGKTMAQTGIIIQAFLFNSPFFSAPIERIKDKRVKHGLRIAGSVITAGLAFAAAAKKNHQNSRSVDPFAALSAWIPSLFVNPADHICSEYIGYFEHRKKMDDIGIGAIERLATKNSIAGLIMSAMGKESEPLHLIPSANLTVNLIPSQDFKEAHGIHQWWRPDLEVQSNLYKY